A window of the Brachyhypopomus gauderio isolate BG-103 chromosome 14, BGAUD_0.2, whole genome shotgun sequence genome harbors these coding sequences:
- the gipc2 gene encoding PDZ domain-containing protein GIPC2 isoform X2: MEKLLGGQIGLEDFIFAHVKGIKKEVEVFKAEDALGLTITDNGSGCAFIKRIKEGSVVDNVKVICVGDHIECINGNKIVGARHYEVARMLKDLPKNETFTLKLVEPMKAFEMLEPRSKGSRPPGENKMGTGRETLRLRSKGPATVEEMPTAFEEKAVKKVDDLLESYMGIRDMELAATMVEVGRDKLNPDEFAMALDEALGDFAFPDEFVFDVWGAIGDAKQGRF, translated from the exons ATGGAAAAACTCCTGGGAGGGCAGATAGGCCTGGAAGACTTCATCTTCGCACACGTTAAAGGGATCAaaaaggaggtggaggtgttcaAGGCGGAGGACGCCCTAGGCCTCACCATCACAGACAACGGCTCTGGCTGCGCCTTCATAAAG CGTATAAAAGAGGGCAGcgtggtggacaacgtaaagGTGATCTGTGTGGGAGACCACATTGAGTGCATTAACGGGAATAAGATAGTGGGGGCACGGCACTACGAAGTGGCTCGAATGCTGAAGGATTTGCCCAAAAACGAGACCTTCACCCTCAAGCTGGTGGAGCCCATGAAGGCGTTCG AGATGCTAGAGCCACGGTCAAAAGGAAGCAGACCTCCGGGGGAAAACAAGATGGGCACTGGGCGCGAGACTCTGAGACTGCGCTCCAAGGGCCCGGCTACCGTGGAGGAAATG CCCACAGCGTTTGAGGAGAAGGCGGTGAAGAAGGTGGATGACCTTCTCGAGAGCTACATGGGGATTCGTGACATGGAATTAG CGGCCACAATGGTGGAGGTGGGCCGGGACAAGTTGAACCCGGACGAGTTCGCCATGGCGTTGGACGAGGCTCTCGGAGACTTCGCCTTCCCTGACGAATTTGTGTTTGATGTGTGGGGGGCCATTGGAGATGCCAAGCAGGGACGGTTTTAA